The region GTAATAAAATTACTCTCTATGCTTTGGGCCAACATGAAAATGAATATATGAGACTATTTTTCGTGGATGTTCACATAAACAATGACAGCCTACAGAAACAGACAAAGCTGGTTCATCATTAGATCATCGGATGTCAAGGACATGCTACACTCCCAAAATCGATGACTGTGTGCTTTTGCCCCTTATGGTTCTCGGCACCCCATCTGAACAAATTTCTCAATGACCAGTATCAAAAGTATGCAACCAGATAAAAAGTTCTTACCATTCTCGAGTAGGTGTAACAACAGGCACGTGTCCATCAGTGCGTCCGTGTGATGATGGATGTAGCTCTATAGTGAGACTGGCACTTGAACCACGCCTTTCCAAAAGACCCTTGATACGACCACCAGACCCAACACATCGGCGCACAGGAGTGGCAGGGTCAGAGGCAGGAGCTGGCGGCACGGCAGGTTTTGTGATGGTGACAGGTTCTGGTGTTGGAGTCGGGGTAGAAGGCAAAGATGCCTTTTTCTCTTCAGCTTGCTGTACATGTGCCTCCAGTGGGGAAGGAGGCTGCAACACGGGGTGGAATACCCAACGACCGCCAGCACCAGTACTGTCACCATCACCAGTCGGTGCCCCAGACTTTATACCAGGGCTCGCACGGCCACTTCCACCCTGGGAGGATAGCATCTGATTCTTCAACCACAGCAGGACCTGCATCACAAAATTTATGTGCTTAACATATGGTTAGTTTCATGAATAACTAAAAACCTTTAGCCCAACAGATTAAAAGAAAATCAAGGGGATTAACTTAAAGTTAATTGTTCAATGGCCagtgcaccagccaaaatgcagttcCACTGTGAGTGCTGTTCTCAAACAGCGGATGAATTGGTTGTCGCatataagcagctggaaatcgccctgactactgcAAATGATTGTCAGCTGCTGCAAATCAGTGTGTTAGAAGAACTCCCAAGAGTTGTATACCTGTGAAACCTTTACCGAAGGTACCTAAAATACTGTTCTcctctgtggatcctgtctcctctacaGAAAGTACAAGATctgtcattactcgtccacttgactgCAATCAGCTTGTCAGTGGTAGATTTAGGCATGCCCTACTGGGTGGATGGAGAGGTGctatctttcactgaaactgagtcagtgggactcacttcacctgttttggggaaatctgttttgtccagtgtcaagaggaggcaaacacaaaagagTAGGGGTGtattaatcatcagcagttcaaaTGTACAATGAGAGACAGTACCCCTTAGGCAAATGGCAGCAAGAGACAGGAAAAGACACCacatgcactcagtgtgtatgcctgggaacCTCATTTGATatgctgaagaggctattccagcagccactgagggaacagggtgcaaacaactgcagattgtggcacacataggaacaaatgatgcctgtcgtctTGGGCCTAAggtcattccagtgactgacaGAGAAAGTTAGAAGACTAGCCTTGCACATGGATTGTCGAAGaagtcacaatttgcagcattgcccACAGAACCGATTGTCGCCCCTTAGTTCCATGTTGAGTGGACAGACTGCACCAGATACTTCACAAGTTCTGTTACAAGGTAGGCTGTGATTTTCTGGACTTGTGCCATAAAGTAGGGTcccctaaatgggtcagatgtAAACTACACATCAgaagctgctactcaggtagctaacTGTGTGTGAGGGATGCACACAAGGTATTTTTTAGATCAAGTGACTCTCTCCATTCAATCCAGATAACAATATCTGTAGGAAacacagaagtatcagtgtaagatcaaaagacaTGCCTCCCACAGAAGGGAGTATAATAATCCTAACTGATGAAGCACTAGCACCGAACTACTAGAGTTTGAAGCACTACTGAAAAGCAgcaaagctcacataatactaggcacagaaagctggttgaaacctgaaattgatagcagtgagatgtttggggaaaatttaagtgtatatcaaaaggataggcaaatgggaaatggaggtggtgtatttgttgcagtaaacAAGGAGCTCAAAAGCATAGAGATACAAACTAAAGCTGCGTGTGAGACTGACTGGATAAGATTCTGTGTAATGGGTGTGCATAAAATGACAACAGATTCTTCTACCCACCAGATGGATCTCataatgtaaccaaaaactttagagaaaacctcagttcacttgtaagtTCCCCaaccatactgtaatcatcagtggagactttaatcatccaacaattaactgagaaaattatagttttgttagtggtggaatGATATCCcgtaaaattttattaaatgccTTCTCTTAAAACAACCTagaacagatatttaggaacccactcatgatgaaaatgtattggatctaatggcgACAGGCAGACCTGACCTCTCTGGGCATGTCTAcaccgaaactggtatcagtgacgcagttgtggcaacaatgattacccaagtacaaaggacaactaaaaatgACCAGACATATTtatatgttcaataaactagataaaaacCAGTagcgtcatatctcagtgaggaactcaaaactttcagcacagggcaggagcatgtagaggaggaactctggctcaagtttaaaagaatattaGGATAGGtatatacccagtagaacagttcatgacggGAAAGAACCTCCACGGcatacaatcactgtaaagaaacttctaaaggaacaAAGATTACTGCTTAATAGGTGTGAAACAAAGAGTAAGGCTATAGGTTGAGACATGCTAAATGAAACGCTTATGTGTGTCAAGAGAACAATGTGTGAAGCCTCAATGACTACCATAACAAAATACTGTcacgtgatctttcacagaacccaaagatattctgatcACATATAATGGCTGTTAGTGGTATCAAAGTTAgcatccagtccctagtgaatgagacaggaacagaAACGGAGAGTAGCGAAGCAaatgctgaaatgcttaactctgttttcaaatgttcctttacaaaggaaaacccagtggAGTTGCTCCAATTTAATCTTTGTACCACCGGAAAGATGAATTAAATAAGTATTGGCGTCAatgatgttgagaaacagttgaaatcattaaaactgaacaaagctccagggcccaatggaatcgcTGTCAGATCCTACAccaaatttgcggctgagttagtccctcttctaaccATAATCTAAAACAAAAAAACCATGCAGGATTAATGGAAAAAGGCACAAGTCAGATCCGTCTacagaaggatagtagaagtgatccacaaaactactactCACTATCCTTGACATCTTCCAATATCATGGAACATATTATAAGCCCAAACAAATGAAGTATTTAGAACGCAATGACCTCCTCgatgccaaccagcacggatttcaGACacttcgatcatgtgaaacccaacttgcacttttctcacgtgacatactgaaagccttgggtcaaggcaaccaggtagatactgtaattcttgatttcccaaaagcatttgacttagtatcACAACTATGCTTATTGTTAAAAGTATTATCATATGGCATATCAAGTGAAATTCATCATGTTACCctacattcagaggctgttgcacgcagtgaCTTATTCTGATTTGTAAATAatggatttcagctatcagtcgtcctttggaacttttattggcagatctagatttcagttagaaactagccattctcatactcattattcaatgaactgtgtacaaagccagaccaagTAAAATTTTGAAGTCAATGatattcacatttttgtttaaatCCACAATTCGATGTTTTGTATTTGGCATGAAGAGTATCTATCGACAGATAGTATACTAAATGATTATGCTGGACATATATATTAAAACTGTGTCACTGTGGCCATAAGCCTGTAACTCAACTTATAAATCTACACCAAAAAGTGTTCACCGGCTTCACTCCATTCTCCTATAATTTATCCTCCCTCATATCGGTTCCAGGATAATTTTTTAGCTCATACGCGAAGCAACGTGTTTTTAATAAATCACCCATTATTTACAATCAATAATTGGCAATTTCCAAGATCCACTGTAAGTGATGTATATCGAGCATGCGGCTGTCATCGCACGAGATACTGATTTTGTTTACGGCATTGCTGACGTCACATCATCACATAATGTCAGCAGCATTCTAGAGATGAGTGGAGCCAGTATAGTGTCAACCTGCACTGCTATTACCTGGCAGGAGTTAATTCTGAGATTGTGCACTGTGGAAAGTGGTCTGGACTTTCATTTAGTACCAAATCACAATTTTAGAAACAGTGTGGATTGTTTGGCAGGTGAATGTCAAATTTGGTGAAAGATATAACTACAGTCTATGCTGGCAAAACAGGACTGCTTCCGGCTGCATACACAAAATGTTAAATTGTTTACAATGAAGATCTGGATCACAAGCAAGGTAAGTTAAATGACTGTTTTTTTGGTACACCTTTTATCACTGTTGTCAACACTGTAAATAAAACTGATATCTTGCACTATGACAGTTGTGTGCTAGACATAATGGTTTGCAATGGGTCTTGGAAATTATACAATAATATAGTTACTGCAACAAAACTCATAGTTTATTTTGCCGACAAGAGACAGACCAACTAAAAATGATAGCTTACCACAAATGTGATGGCAAGAAATCCAACGGCAGCAAATAAGATGACAAAGAATGGCAGTTGCCATTCAGGCCGCCAACTGCCACCCAAGGCTGCCACCTCCACACCTGTGGGACGGGGACGTCCACTGCCAGTCCCTTCATCTGTGCCCACAGAGCGACGAGCTGATGTTGACAATGTGGCAGTGGGGCCATCAAGGGCTTCCTCTGATGAAACATTTtctgtaaatgaaaaataaaaatgttttaattaaatgCAATGCAAGGTATTATAACACACTAACGATAACTTTACACCAGGAAACTTTGTCACACCCACTAGTATTCAGTTCTAATCAGTCAAATCAGATAAAGATTTTTAGAGAAATATGACAGATTAAGTAATTCCATAACAATTCATCAGGTCTGAAGCACAAAATGATGTACCAAAACTTGTGCAGTTAACGTGTGATTGCAGCCACAATGAAGTGATATCCTTTGGAACAAGGCACCACGCTACCACAAAATTAGGAAGCATAAATAAAAGACAATGACTTATTTCcaaaactgtggaaaaagaagccaACTATAATATTCTAAATaaatcctccttttatacattgcaATTTACGAAAAACAACTAAACAGCAGTGAAAAATCAACAAGCTGGTTGTCACTGCAAAGAATTCCCAGCACACTTCTTTGATATTAATTAATCGACAGCATCTTAAAAGTTATATGTTTCAGTAGAAATTTTCTTGAAAAgtatagcaataaaaaaatcatCTGTACAGAATTAAAAACAATCTGTGTGGTGATGAAATTTTGATTTCAGCCCATCCTCCTTGCCATTTTCTTACATGACTAATTGAAATCTGAGGCTAATAACTTAAAGGCTTACAATAAATTATTGTTATAATAAGATGATACACTCACAGGATTCAAAGAAACGAAAGCAATAGTGTGCATCTAAGTAACAACACAAATTCATTGGTCATTTACACAGCAAATTAATGTTACTCAAGACAAAATGAAACAGATGGGCACTTTCTCATGACACACAAATCTCTTGAGTACATAGGCTAATCATCTTGTGGTGTAGCAGTTCCTCTTGTTATGTCTGTGCTTGCTACGAAATGCAAGTACAGCCACAATTAGAGTACACTTTAGCTTCTAGCTAGAAGCTGCTAAGCACCATGATTTTACAAATACCAATTAAAGGCTAACCAAGAATTAATGTATTGCCTACATTACAGGGCTTGCGATTAAATACTAGAACCATAGCTCTTTTAAGTTATAGATTTCCATTTGTTACATCTGAACATAACTTCACCACGTGGAAAAACACTTCACAATACGAAGAACACTCAACTTAAGATCTACAGGAAGAAGATTCATAAAAGCAGAAATGATAGGTAATTTTGTATGGTATCAGAATGGGAGGGGTAAGTGAAAGTTTGTGCAGACATTATACACTTCACATACAGAACTCAACACCAATGTAGTAGACAAAAGAGATGGCTATGAGACATTACTAAACTCAATGTACGCATAGTTTGGAAGTGGAGGGAGAAGTATACATATTTGACAGATTCAGTAAGACTGCTATGTGACAAAAAAGAAGCAATGCACATTATTAATTTTCTTGGATACTTTACCAGCAGCTGATGTGACAGTTGCCACAGGCAAGGCAGTGCCGTCTTCATCCAGAAACCGATACTGGTAGTGCTGGTGGTCGTGCTGCACTGATGCTGGGATTGGGGCGGAGGCCATTAGCTGCCTGAACAGCAGGTCCCCGCCTCCCCCACGTGCATCGCCCTCACTTCCTATTGCGACTACATTATCCTCTGCCAAAACAACTGGCCGGCCCCCTGCACACTCACCTATGAAacaaaaagaagtaataaactaaatgaAAACTGTGAATTAGAATAAGTAACTACTACTACAAAAGACTGTGTCCTATTGTGGGAATTGCAGTAATTACACAGGAAAGTTGGAGCACACTAGCAAGAGAGAAACATGGGCACCCACACAACATTAACATAAATAACATGTAAACAACCAAACTCAAATTTTGTTAATCAATTATCACTCTCAGTCTATTTTTGTTCATCACAAATGGTTGAAACCACTCAAGCTGTTTCTTTCACTCCCAAATTGGGTGCTGTAGACTTTTGCTTTTGCAAAGAACTGTCAATGTTTTGCTTTAATTACATCACACCCTCTAAGCAAAAATGCAATATCCGATGACTGATCATCCTacttacacaaaatattttagaaCCGAAATTCTGCTGAACACTACTGCATTATATTCTGTGATTTTAAGGGCTACAACATTTTAATGCACAGAACTTGTAAATCTCGTTGTTATTGACACTGCAGCTGCTTGACTGGAACGAAGAGCTTGCTAATCCCGAAAGACGGTAATACACGCAGAAATACAAGAAGCAGTATAACTAGCATGACAGCACATGAAAATTACAGATTCCAAGATATGAAATTCTGAATGAGTTTTAAGCCCACGCGATTAGCTTCGTAACTATCAGCAAGCTTTGGAAACAGTGTTTCTAATCCCTAtccaggagggagagggagagagagagagagagagagagagagagagagagagagagagagcgagcgattTCGAGTCACGCACTTCTATCATGTTTCGCAAGTAATACTTACAAAACAATGTAAAAGAAACTGACACCTCTTTGAAGACATATAGGCTACAAATGCGGGTGCAGAGAACAAACAAGTAGCTTTCTACAAAACTGGTAACTGACAGACATCAGCCTAACTCACTTCGTACTACCGTATTTTTACTGCTTCAATCTCTCAAAGTAATGAGAACGCGAGCACGCAATTATGGCAGTTTTAGGACGAAAAATACCTGTTCTACCTCAGCAGTGGAAAAGCTATTGTCAGTTAATGCAATACGTACAACCTGTAAAATACGAGTAACTACACTGCTGATCTGTTTCATGTTTACTAACAACGTATTTCACCAAAGTTTATAAGCAACACACAATAGCAAGAACTGTGAACCGAAGAAAGCAATAACAGCAGCCCCATATCGCAAACTTACACTGGATAAATCCGCTAAGCGTAGCTGAACATCTACACATCAGTACAGCTTTGGCCGTTTCTGAACACAGCGTTCACTTACACTACGACAAcgcatcaaaagtgaaaacaattgaCACAGATCCAAGATATGATACAAAACCATTTGTATTCAGCTGTACGAAACACAACAGCACCGGCGGACTCCACTCTTGAATGACGGCAAACATTGTTTATTTTGCCGTATAGGCACAAAAGCTGCGGCTGCAACTGGCTGCACTGGTAACTTTCACGAAATGGAGAAGACTGACACTGTTGCGTGACGTTTTTTGTACTGTTTTATCTACATCAGCTGCCAGATAACAAGCAGACACGTAAACACTGCTGATCGCATTACCTGGTATCTCTAAACTCTGCAAAATAAGCACAACCTGCAGGAGATAAACACACACTGCCCTCCCCGATGTCGCCATATTGAAGTCTGCTGCAGGATTGAGAGCATCCCCGGATGAGCGCCGTAGCCCGTAGCTCGAGTGTAAAATCAACCAATAAGAAGTGGCCGCTTTCAAAAAGGCGGGATGCCTCACTTCCCGTTCTCCAGCGGAGTAGGGGTACATAACACTTCGTGCAGACGTATGCTACAGCTCAAGTAATGCGTGTTCGTGACCGACAGAGGGTATAATTATCGATTCATTCATTTAAGAAGCTGTTTAAAAAGGAAGTCCGCGCTTTGTCCTGATTGATACGTCGGTATctccgtgattttttttttcatttaatgtatGTTAAAACTTATTGCGCATGTATCAAAGGCAGCTTACAAGGATATGAAAAGACAAATTTGTTGGTATTTAGCTTAATGTTAAGTGACTTAAGAAATAGTGCGGCGGATGCAATGCGCACGAGCTAAAAATATTTCCATTGGTATTTAGCCAATTTTTACGACGAGAAATAAATTCATTTACAAGGCCAAAATTGTATTCTATCATGCCAAATAACTAGAGTAATTACACTCAAACAGCAAAAACATGACAGTCTACGAGAAGAATGcaggaatttaaatttttaaaccaacttcacttTAAAAACGCCGTAACGCAGCAGAACAGGTATAACTGAGTCGTATTTCGTCTTTCTTCTTGctgttttttcttgctttttttactTACGGGCATCAGTTATGCATGAGAGGGAGCCAGAACAATTTGAAGTACAGTCAATATACTTCACATTAAGCGAGAACTTACCGTCATGGAATGCATCGCACTTATCAACGAACGGGAACACTCCTTCAAAGAAGGTGAGCAGCGGTGAATGGAAGTACAGAAACCTTGCGTAACAACACACTATCACCTCGCACAAGCCCAGGCGATGCCAGAACAGCAAAGACGAAGACAGCAACAACTCGCTGCGTAGCCGTCCTTGCCCACGCAATCTGGCACGAATTCAGCATACGGCCAGCGGAAACCGCCGGCCGCTCTCCCACGGATTTGTATGAATGGGAGAATACGCGAcggcgttcacacacacacacacacgcacgcacacgaacTTCGAGCGGAAGGGGAGGCGCTGCTAAGGCCCATTCAGAAAACACAGACCTTAGAACTCGACTTTCATATTGTGTCGTCGACGCGCGTACGTATCGCGAGTAGTTCGGAGAATGCAGAGACAACACAGAAACAATTGACAGGTGACAAATCTAGCTATGCGCTACACTGTAAAATATAAATACAACTACGCGCTACAATGTAAACTATATTCCGCTGTCTGCAGGACAGCGTTAATGGGCCGGGTTTCCGAAGTCGCTTTTAGCGCACAGGAGCAGGCAGTGAATGTCGGTCAGGTGATGAGCACGTAGACGGGCAGCGGCGTGGTTCTTGTTGTGGAACGAAGCGCACTGAGAAGCCGTTACGTCGTTCACCGCACACGATACGCACGTGGGTACAGCATTTGGTCGGTATATACAAGTATGTGGACTAGGACATTCACTGTGAGTGGTGTCAGATTGAAGCACACTTACTGTAGGAGGCGACACGTAGTCATTCGGCACTCTCTCGCAGTCCCATAAACAACAGGCGGCAGGCGCGCAGCGCTCTGGCGGACTAGGGCAAGCTCCCGGCGAATCGATTTTTTGACCGCTGCGTGGGTGGCGGCAGCGCGCGGGTGGGCGAACCCCAGAGATGACTGACATGGCCGGTCACAGGTTGATACCAGTAGGTAACTACGGGCAGACATACTCATACAACTACGCTACGATTCTTGGATTGTAGCCACTGCGAACATTCGTGTTGCGGACTAGAGAAGTAACTGCGAAGTTGTAACCAGATTCAGGCGTCGACTGCCACGGCCAAAATGAAAATGTCCCTCAAGCCACGTTAAGAGGTCCATGCAGTTTAGTTCTGTTGCAGTCTGTCTGCTGTAACGGTATATACAGTGTGCAATTTATCGTGACCACCTCAattaactttttgtccagaagcgaaataaaaaaaagaatgtgtcaagcaaatgttgtttagatGTAAACCAGCATCGTTGCCTAACTTATAACTTCGTACGTTACGAAAAGCAGAACGCCGTTGTTTAATTATTACACTTTATTTGTTCTTCGTCAAGCTGCTTCCTCTTctccacatctttttttttttttttttttttttctaaaacgtgTTACAGAGCACCATTCGCGTATGCACGTCAGTCATTTATTCCACGGTCTTCGTTTGAAGGTaggaatgggaaaaaccgaccggttaaagccGATAccaatattttagttctgaataaccggtcttttcggtatttgtttggtatcGGTTATAAGAGGTATTTCcgttttttttactaataaccgggtaGCAATTTTCCATACAGTGGAGCTaaaatttttgactttcagataaagccttttttaaaaacatgtttcgTAGGAAGTTCTGTGGCTTCTGAAATATTGGTGTCGTCTTTGAATTGTATAATTTCTGATGAAACGAGTTAGCTTACAGATCAACTCATTCTAGAAAGCGTATCTACTAAGTGGaaaataaatattggccaattgATTAATTCATCATAGAAATTTCAACTGTTGTCGTGTAATTATTCCTGGTAGATGTCATATTTTGCCTACAACTAAATTGTTCATTTGAATTTTCTGAAAGAGTTTTCTTTGTCAGTAAAAAATTAATTGCATTCAAATTCACATTAAAAGGAAAGGATATATATCTGACCAAAAACGTGTTTTTCATTCGGAATATTTAAAGAAATAGAACGCTACAAATTTTTCACAAGATTTTGTTATTTAACTGTCATttctaagaaataataaaaaagaaaggaagttatagtaacagtaataaattaaaaactcaccagctcaTTCATAGTTTACGATAAAAATAGAAATTAGCCGCTCTGCTGCCTGTGTGAATTCGTGgtgagttctatgggaccaaacggctgaggtcatcggaccctaggcttacactctacttaaactaacttactctaaggacaacacacacacctatgcccaagggaggactcgaacctccgacggggggagccgcacgaaccgtgggaagacgcctgagaccgcacggataCCCCGTGTggttgctgcctgtgtctacataacatgcctttatctgcttgtggcCCTTACGAGCGGACAACCGAAATTCTGCTGAAGAGTACTGCATTATATTCTGTGATTTTAAAGGCTACAACATTTTAATGCACAGAACTTGTAAATTTCGTTGTTATTGACACTGCAGCTGCTTGACTTTAGCACTGATTATTCGTTATGCTCCAACAGTGGTTCCATCCTcgattacaatatgatttttgagCAAAGATATAAAAATTTTTGGGATCACTAGGAGAATATGGTgaatttttgtagtattcaaacCTTCATTACTTTTTGAGGATAGGAGTGAGTGATGGACGGACTCAGtttgctttcatttccatattttatttgatattttgattctcTGTATATTAGAACACGTAATGAAAAGCCTGGAGTAGcggaatttttcagtctttgttcgacgtCTACGTTTGTTGCTGGAAATAATAGAAATaagaaaccgaaaatcggttattccaGAAACCCGTTATTTTGAGCTGTTTTGACAGTCACATTAAAATGAACATGATAAAAACGAtgaaaccgaaaaccggttgttccaGCAATAACCGCCGTCCCCACTACAATACCattattacataccggtaccattattacaaatcaagaaatattgttgcaattacttttctgctaacttacattctacGTAGGTACGAAGCATTTCTACTTACTCTtcgctgattcaaatggctctgagcactatcggactcaacttctgagatcatcagtcctctagaacttagaactacttaaacctgactaacctaagaacgtcacacacatccatgcccgaggcaggattcgaacctgcgaccgtagcggtcgcggggttccagactgtagcgccagcgatgaagccagagtgaaatatccagaaatatttcataaacggtttaaggtatcaaatgagattttggcaaatgatagcacgcaaggggagagtgttttgccatacggttattatgcaaaacttcattatctaccatgttaatTCACCAACATAGACTTTATCGATGAAAgtgtaatttttaaggaccatcgatagctggtgaaacgagaaatgctatgggttttggaacaacatgagTGAAGACATTACGCgtttattttgtactgaggatgtacTTTTTCATTAGCTACTGATctaacttttcctcagttcctcgcgtaataaaccactgtttcggaCTTATCTTGCAATTGCGTCTGTGCAACTTGTTAGTGAGTTGAAActgtgtaaactctgctgtgttttggcaaaagaaggagAATTTAGGATGGCAAccggagaaatgtgtaggtttcacTCAAACTTCGCCACTCATGatgtttctctgaaagttacaaatgcttaataaaccaggcgaaaataaatcgctgcattttctgcGGAATTCTTTTTAGGTACTAACCAAAGTAGAGGTTACATGTTTTTGAGTGGCTGTCATGCAAGTGAGAGCGCGGAGGGGCCTCCACTCAATATTTACGAAAAATGTTAGCATAGACTTCAGTTTAGTGCGGCATTATCCGTCCTGCGCCTGCCCACAACCCCCACCACTGTGCTGTCGCCGTGTGTACCCTGCCCTCTGTGCATCAACCAGCCACGGTATTCTGCGTGGACTCTGCTTGCTGGCCAGGAATCACAACACTGTCAGCAAATG is a window of Schistocerca gregaria isolate iqSchGreg1 chromosome 8, iqSchGreg1.2, whole genome shotgun sequence DNA encoding:
- the LOC126283997 gene encoding tyrosine-protein phosphatase non-receptor type 7-like isoform X1 — translated: MYPYSAGEREVRHPAFLKAATSYWLILHSSYGLRRSSGDALNPAADFNMATSGRAVCVYLLQVVLILQSLEIPGECAGGRPVVLAEDNVVAIGSEGDARGGGGDLLFRQLMASAPIPASVQHDHQHYQYRFLDEDGTALPVATVTSAAENVSSEEALDGPTATLSTSARRSVGTDEGTGSGRPRPTGVEVAALGGSWRPEWQLPFFVILFAAVGFLAITFVVLLWLKNQMLSSQGGSGRASPGIKSGAPTGDGDSTGAGGRWVFHPVLQPPSPLEAHVQQAEEKKASLPSTPTPTPEPVTITKPAVPPAPASDPATPVRRCVGSGGRIKGLLERRGSSASLTIELHPSSHGRTDGHVPVVTPTRECTTDEFLLSAGNVLSRRQLRASLRDVRALHREFWELPSNHPERAYVAGSGTKNRYRSILPNERTRVCLPPASPLADPLTTYINANYVRGFDSEEKAYIATQGPLPHTVSDFWLMVWSEGSTVIVMITKLWEKGRPKCERYFPEDEADEPSVYGDIEVRITATCPRDGYTLRELIVTRGDETRRILHLWYDTWPDHATPSSAQALVAMASEVAEYRQVGSGDPPVVVHCSAGIGRTGCFIAVAVGMAQLLHNDNVDILGIVCQMRYDRGGMIQTAEQYEFVHRALCLFEGSLPDQSGE
- the LOC126283997 gene encoding tyrosine-protein phosphatase non-receptor type 7-like isoform X2, yielding MFAVIQEWSPPVLLCFVQLNTNGECAGGRPVVLAEDNVVAIGSEGDARGGGGDLLFRQLMASAPIPASVQHDHQHYQYRFLDEDGTALPVATVTSAAENVSSEEALDGPTATLSTSARRSVGTDEGTGSGRPRPTGVEVAALGGSWRPEWQLPFFVILFAAVGFLAITFVVLLWLKNQMLSSQGGSGRASPGIKSGAPTGDGDSTGAGGRWVFHPVLQPPSPLEAHVQQAEEKKASLPSTPTPTPEPVTITKPAVPPAPASDPATPVRRCVGSGGRIKGLLERRGSSASLTIELHPSSHGRTDGHVPVVTPTRECTTDEFLLSAGNVLSRRQLRASLRDVRALHREFWELPSNHPERAYVAGSGTKNRYRSILPNERTRVCLPPASPLADPLTTYINANYVRGFDSEEKAYIATQGPLPHTVSDFWLMVWSEGSTVIVMITKLWEKGRPKCERYFPEDEADEPSVYGDIEVRITATCPRDGYTLRELIVTRGDETRRILHLWYDTWPDHATPSSAQALVAMASEVAEYRQVGSGDPPVVVHCSAGIGRTGCFIAVAVGMAQLLHNDNVDILGIVCQMRYDRGGMIQTAEQYEFVHRALCLFEGSLPDQSGE
- the LOC126283997 gene encoding tyrosine-protein phosphatase non-receptor type 7-like isoform X4 — protein: MCRCSATLSGFIQCECAGGRPVVLAEDNVVAIGSEGDARGGGGDLLFRQLMASAPIPASVQHDHQHYQYRFLDEDGTALPVATVTSAAENVSSEEALDGPTATLSTSARRSVGTDEGTGSGRPRPTGVEVAALGGSWRPEWQLPFFVILFAAVGFLAITFVVLLWLKNQMLSSQGGSGRASPGIKSGAPTGDGDSTGAGGRWVFHPVLQPPSPLEAHVQQAEEKKASLPSTPTPTPEPVTITKPAVPPAPASDPATPVRRCVGSGGRIKGLLERRGSSASLTIELHPSSHGRTDGHVPVVTPTRECTTDEFLLSAGNVLSRRQLRASLRDVRALHREFWELPSNHPERAYVAGSGTKNRYRSILPNERTRVCLPPASPLADPLTTYINANYVRGFDSEEKAYIATQGPLPHTVSDFWLMVWSEGSTVIVMITKLWEKGRPKCERYFPEDEADEPSVYGDIEVRITATCPRDGYTLRELIVTRGDETRRILHLWYDTWPDHATPSSAQALVAMASEVAEYRQVGSGDPPVVVHCSAGIGRTGCFIAVAVGMAQLLHNDNVDILGIVCQMRYDRGGMIQTAEQYEFVHRALCLFEGSLPDQSGE